In the Anaerolineales bacterium genome, CTGAGGATCGTTTCCTTCTGTTCAACCCGCTCGCCTGCACGGATGCGGATACGGGTTACTTTCCCATCCCTGGGTGAGCGCAGCTCATTCTGCATCTTCATCGACTCTAAAATCACCAGGACATCACCCTTGCGAATTCCCTGACCCTCTTCAACTGGGATGGATATGACCATTCCCGGCATGGGGGCCTTAAGGTGAAAGTCCTCATGTTCGATGACCCGGCCTCCGAGGGCTGCCCGCAAGCGTTTCTCCCGCTCATCTTCCACGGTAGCCGCGTACAACATGCCCTGAAATAGCACCTGCCAGGTGTCTTCATTTTGAGTAACACTGGCATCCACGGATTTTCCGTCCACAATCAGGGAGTAGACCTGCTCGTCGCCGACCGGCATAAAATCCACCTGGTGAATCACTCCGTCGATACACACCTGGTGATCATCGATAATGTCAATCACATATTCATGTCCGTTGACCATGGTTACATAAATCATGGCTACTTCCTCAACCTTTCCCAACGGCTTAACCATTTCCAATTGCTGGTATCGCGTTCGTTGCGCTGGATCACATGGGCTGCCCTCTCGGTCTGTCGATGAGCCACAAGGGTTGCCAGCAAAGCGGCAACTTCAGGCTGTGTTTCCTTGGCCTCTTCGGCTTCTTCAATGGAGAAACGCTCTTCCACAAAACGCGTATCATATTGGCCACCCATGAAGCGGTGCGAATCCATCAGCCGCTGATGGAACGGGATGTTGCTGTGCACGCCCAGGATTTTATACTCCTCCAGGGCTCTACGCATGCGCAGGATGGCTTCACCACGCGTATCTCCCCATACGATCAGTTTTGAGATCAAAGAGTCGTAATAAGGCGACACCTCAAAACCGATATACACGCCCGTATCCACCCTCACTCCTGGGCCGGTTGGCAGCAGGGTATGAGTAATGCGACCAGTGGACGGGATGAAATTATTATATGGGTCTTCCGCATTGATTCTGCACTCAATTGCCCATCCATTGTGATGAATGTCCTCCTGGAGGTGGCGCAGGCAGCGCCCTCGGGCGATACGGATCTGCTCCTTGACGATGTCGATTCCGGTGACCATCTCAGTGATAGGGTGCTCCACCTGTAAACGGGTGTTCATCTCCAAGAAGTAAAAATTCTTGTCCTTGTCCACCAGAAACTCGATCGTGCCGGCGTTGACGTAATTAACTGCGTGGGCAGCTCTGACGGCCACTGCCCCAATTTTCTGGCGGAATTCCTCATCATCACCGACGAACGGTGAAGGGCTCTCTTCCAGAAGTTTTTGGTGCCGGCGCTGGATGGAACATTCACGCTCACCCAGGTGAATCACGTTATCCTGCCCATCTGCCAGGATCTGGATTTCGATGTGGCGTGCCCCCTCCACTAATTTCTCCAGGTAGACGTTGCCATCCCCAAAGGATGCTTCTGCTTCACGCCGGGCTGCGTTGAGCAGTGTCGGCATCTCCTCCAGGCTCGAAACTTCGCGCATGCCCTTACCACCCCCACCTGCGGTGGCCTTCACCAAGAGCGGGAAACCGATCGAAGGCGCTATGGCAAGCAGCTGCTCATCACTCAACGCGCCTTCCCCTTCCGTGCCGGGAACCACCTTCACACCGGCGCGACTGACGGTGCTGCGCGCGACAGCTTTATCGCCCATAGCGGCGATGGATGAGGGATTGGGGCCAACGAAGGCAATTTTTGCATCGCGGCAGGCTTGTGAAAACTCCGCCCGCTCAGCCAGGAAACCATACCCCGGGTGGATGGCTTTTGCTCCGCACTTGCGAGCAATATCGATGATCTTGTCAATTCGCAAGTAGGAATCGCGCGAAGGAGCGGGTCCCAGGCGGTAGGCTTCGTCTGAATAGCGCACATGTAAGGCCTGTCGATCTACATCTGAATAAACCGCCACAGTTTGTAATCCGAGTTCCCGACAAGCCCGGATGATGCGAACTGCGATCTCACCCCGGTTGGCAATCAGTACTTTATTGAACATAAAACCACTCCATCGTATTCATATTCAGCCATGTCTTAACAAAATAGCCGCATTCTCCTTAAGAAATTCAAGCAGCCTGGGATTGAGTATCGCTGCGTTCTCCTGGGGCAGCATGTGCCCTGCTTGCTGTACGATCCAAGCTTCGGCACCAGCGATCGCCGCGGCTGCATCTAGAGCGTGTTGGGGTGAAGCATGTTCATCCAGCTCTCCCTGCACGATTAAGGTTGGACACTTTATCTCTTTAATGACCGGGCGCATGTCCCAACTTAAAAATTCATAGCGGTGCCAGCCATCATACCAATTGTGGAACACCACTTCATACTTCATGCCATGAGCCTTATACATACCTTTCCTGAAGCGTTCATCTGTTTCAAAAGCCTTTCGAATGCCCTGGATACCCGGCTTCATCCTGGGTTCAATATAGATATGGGCCGCTACAGCCACCAGGCAGCTAACCTGGTTTGGATATTGAGCTGCAAAATAGAGGGCGATCGTTCCACCATCGCTGTGACCCACCAGCGCCGTCCGCTGGATACCCAATTGCTCCAACAAGCTGTGCAAGTCCTGGACGTCTGTGGCGAAAGTCGGCAGGTCCAGGCTTGCCCTGTGTTCAGAGGCGCCATATCCCCAGCGGTCATAAGCAGTCACATGGTAACCTGCCCCGCTCAGCGCTTGTATCTGCGAACGCCAGGCTTTAACAGAACCCAGTCCATGGTGAAGCAGGATGACATGCGGTCCGTTTGCCGGTCCATATTGCTCCACATTCAGGTTGTGCCCGTTAATAACCATCTGCATTTTCACACTGATTTCAGATGGATCATCCACCATTCGTGAACAGGCCATGCCAGGAATTTTTCAGCATCTCGCCCGTCCTGCAAATAATGACGATTGAATTCTTCATAGGGGGATGCAGCCGTGTTTCTTGGGCGGGTTCGTATCGCGCTTGTTGCTGAGCATCTCCAAGCCATTAATCAAGCGCGGACGTGTCTCCCAGGGCTCAATGACATCATCTATATACCCCCGCGAGGCGGCAATATACGGGTTGGCAAATTTCTCCCGGTAATCCTCCACCAGCTCCGCCTTCTTCTTGTCGGGGTTTTCAGACTGTGAGAGCTCCTTGCGGAAAATGATGCTCACCGCCCCGTCGGGGCCCATTACAGCGATCTCGGCAGAAGGCCAAGCCAGGTTCACATCCCCGCGTACGTGTTTGCTGCTCATCACATCATAGGCCCCACCGTAGGCTTTACGAGTGATGACGGTGATCTTCGGCACAGTGGCCTCGCAGTAGGCATACAACAATTTTGAGCCTGAGCGGATAATCCCACCGTGCTCCTGGGCAGTGCCTGGCAAGAAGCCCGGCACATCCACAAAAGTGATGATGGGGATATTGAAGGCATCACAAAAGCGGACGAAACGGGCACCCTTTTCTGATGATTTGATATCCAGCACACCTGCCAGCACCATCGGCTGGTTGGCAACGATGCCCACGCTGTGGCCCCCCAGGCGGGCGAACCCGATCACAATATTTTGGGCATACATTTCTTGAATTTCAAAAAACTGGTTGCCATCCACGATCATCCGGATGGCATCCTTGATATCATATGGCTTGCTGGGGTCATCCGGGATGATGGAGTTCAACTTCTCTTCCATACGCAGCGGATCATCATCGATGCTCAGGAAGGGCGGATCCTCCATGTTATTCTGCGGTATGTAGGAGAGTAGTTTCCGGATCAAGTAGAGTGCGTCCGGCTCAGAGTCAGCTGCCAAGTGGCACACGCCTGATATTTCGGAGTGAACATCTGCGCCGCCCAATTCTTCAAATGTGACTTCCTCGTGGGTCACAGCCTTGACCACATCCGGCCCGGTGATGAACATGTAGGATGATTTACGCACCATGATAATGTAGTCTGTCAGAGCTGGTGAGTATACTGCGCCACCTGCGCAGGGCCCCATGATCACGCTGATCTGCGGGATAACCCCTGAAACGAGTGTATTACGCAAGAAGATATCGGCGTAACCACCCAATGAGACCACCCCCTCCTGGATGCGCGCCCCGCCCGAATCGTTTAACCCTATCACCGGTGCGCCGTTTTTGAGCGCCATATCCATGATCTTGCACACCTTCTCGGCATGCACTTCACCCAGGCTGCCGCCAAAGACGGTGAAATCCTGCGAGAAAATATACACGAGCCGGCCTTCGATCGTACCCCAACCAGTGATCACACTATCGCCGAGGAATTTTTGACGGTCAAGGTTGAAATCATTCGTCCGGTGGGTAACAAAGGCATCCACCTCACGGAATGAGCCCTTATCGAGTAACAGGTCTACCCGCTCCCTGGCAGTCAAACGGCCACGCTCATGTTGGGCCTTGATCCGCTCAGCCCCGCCGCCCAACCTCCCCTTCGCTTTTGTCTCTCTCAGCCGTTTTACTTTCGGATCATCGCTCATGTTAATCTCCAGCAGGTTGATAAGTATATTTTCACGGGTAACGATTAATTATTGATGCTTTCCCTGTCAATTTGCCCTTCATTATGACTGGTGACCAGATCCTGTGCAGCAAAATATGCTTTCACCCTGGCTCGGTTCAAGGTCCACTCCATGAAAACTAATAAGACCACGGTCAGCCCAATCGCAAATGGCCAATTGGTTGGCAGGATGACCTGCATGGTGCTGGTGGCTCCACTGACGGGGTGGTCCTTTAAAAAGACCTGGTCCAGCCAGTAATATAGGGCATAAGTCAGGCCAACAGCTTGCATCAACCTGGGTGCCCATGATTTCGCAGTCCATAATCCCCAGATGAGTGCCGCACCTGCCATAAACCAGACCAATCCGGTGAGCGCCAGGTATAAGGGTGAAATTATAGACCGGGAGGCAATGAAACTCCATGACCAGATACTCAGCACAAAACGCAAAAAGCTAATAATCGTGATAGTTAACACTATCAGCACCAGCAGGGTTACGCTCCGCGGGCGTTTTTTAACCTCAAGCGGATAATCACCGGGTGATTTTTCAGGTTCGGACGGGGCTTCTATGTTATCCATGGAAAAGTGAAGGCGCGTGGATCAATTGATGGACAAGGTGATTTTTCCAAGCTGTTCGCCCTTTTCCAGGCGATCCAAAGCTGCAGCCGCATCTTTGAGCGGGTAATCACGATCCATGACCGGTTTAAGCTTACCTTCAAAGATTAAACCCATTACTTTGGCAAAGTCGGCGCGGGTTCCCATGCTGGAGCCGAGGACTGACAGGTGCTTGCCGAAGATCAGGCGGTTATCGATCTCAAATTTCGGCCCTCCCGAATTGCCTACCGTCAGTATGCGCCCGCCTTTTCCGGCAGCGCGAAAGCTCAACGGGAACGTGGTGCCCACATTGTCAACCACCACATCGACGCCGCGCTTCTCAGTCAGGGTATATACGGTCTTTGACCAATTCTCCTCTTTTGTACGGTCAATGAGCTGGTCGGCACCCAAGGCTTCGGCCAGCTTGAGCTTCTCAGGATCAGAACCTACCACAACTACAGTCGCCCCGGCAAGTTTGGCAATTTGGATACTGGCTGTATTTACCCCTCCAGAAGCGCCTACCA is a window encoding:
- the accC gene encoding acetyl-CoA carboxylase biotin carboxylase subunit translates to MFNKVLIANRGEIAVRIIRACRELGLQTVAVYSDVDRQALHVRYSDEAYRLGPAPSRDSYLRIDKIIDIARKCGAKAIHPGYGFLAERAEFSQACRDAKIAFVGPNPSSIAAMGDKAVARSTVSRAGVKVVPGTEGEGALSDEQLLAIAPSIGFPLLVKATAGGGGKGMREVSSLEEMPTLLNAARREAEASFGDGNVYLEKLVEGARHIEIQILADGQDNVIHLGERECSIQRRHQKLLEESPSPFVGDDEEFRQKIGAVAVRAAHAVNYVNAGTIEFLVDKDKNFYFLEMNTRLQVEHPITEMVTGIDIVKEQIRIARGRCLRHLQEDIHHNGWAIECRINAEDPYNNFIPSTGRITHTLLPTGPGVRVDTGVYIGFEVSPYYDSLISKLIVWGDTRGEAILRMRRALEEYKILGVHSNIPFHQRLMDSHRFMGGQYDTRFVEERFSIEEAEEAKETQPEVAALLATLVAHRQTERAAHVIQRNERDTSNWKWLSRWERLRK
- a CDS encoding methylmalonyl-CoA carboxyltransferase, which produces MSDDPKVKRLRETKAKGRLGGGAERIKAQHERGRLTARERVDLLLDKGSFREVDAFVTHRTNDFNLDRQKFLGDSVITGWGTIEGRLVYIFSQDFTVFGGSLGEVHAEKVCKIMDMALKNGAPVIGLNDSGGARIQEGVVSLGGYADIFLRNTLVSGVIPQISVIMGPCAGGAVYSPALTDYIIMVRKSSYMFITGPDVVKAVTHEEVTFEELGGADVHSEISGVCHLAADSEPDALYLIRKLLSYIPQNNMEDPPFLSIDDDPLRMEEKLNSIIPDDPSKPYDIKDAIRMIVDGNQFFEIQEMYAQNIVIGFARLGGHSVGIVANQPMVLAGVLDIKSSEKGARFVRFCDAFNIPIITFVDVPGFLPGTAQEHGGIIRSGSKLLYAYCEATVPKITVITRKAYGGAYDVMSSKHVRGDVNLAWPSAEIAVMGPDGAVSIIFRKELSQSENPDKKKAELVEDYREKFANPYIAASRGYIDDVIEPWETRPRLINGLEMLSNKRDTNPPKKHGCIPL
- a CDS encoding alcohol dehydrogenase, producing MKAILFHTHGGSEVLEYTDFPTPEPGEGQVLVKLEAAALNRVDLWTRNGWPGIKLEYPHIPGADGAGTVAKTGAFVSGWHVGDRVVINSNLGCGHCPACVAGQDNRCRDWHLLGETVRGTYAEYVVVPAMNLLSVPADFDLHNAAAAALVFHTAWHSLIVRGGLQVGERVLVVGASGGVNTASIQIAKLAGATVVVVGSDPEKLKLAEALGADQLIDRTKEENWSKTVYTLTEKRGVDVVVDNVGTTFPLSFRAAGKGGRILTVGNSGGPKFEIDNRLIFGKHLSVLGSSMGTRADFAKVMGLIFEGKLKPVMDRDYPLKDAAAALDRLEKGEQLGKITLSIN